Proteins encoded in a region of the Carassius gibelio isolate Cgi1373 ecotype wild population from Czech Republic chromosome B5, carGib1.2-hapl.c, whole genome shotgun sequence genome:
- the LOC127958482 gene encoding solute carrier family 2, facilitated glucose transporter member 8-like — MDDYEETRPLLVNDEQTDEDRAQQNSYLDKVKNGKLYLATFAAVLGPLSFGFVLGYSSPAIPELRIIQDPRLQLSKDEASWFGSVVTIGAALGGLLGGWIVEKIGRKLSLMFCALPFICGFTIIIAAQNHWMLYVGRVLTGLASGVTSLVVPLYISETAHERVRGTMGSCVQLMVVIGIMGAYIAGLFLDWRWLAIASSIPPTLMLVFMCFMPETPRFLLSQGKRREAEEALRFFRGPDAPAEWECAKIEEAYKNEEQSFSLADLKDPGVFKPLGIGIMMMLLQQLTGINAIMFYAETIFEQAHFKSSDVATVIVAATQVVFTAIAAAIMDRAGRKILLILSGVTMCVSEAVFGVYFMLTVNHNNSSLTSVLTDAQSSLAEQPPTDLAWLAVGSMGLFIAGFALGWGPTPWLVMSEIFPTRVRGLGSALCVLTNWTCAFIVTKTFQNLMDAITSAGTFWMFSALCALNVIFTAIFVPETKGKTLEEIQARFKGAYQR, encoded by the exons ATGGATGATTATGAGGAGACCAGACCACTGTTGGTCAACGATGAGCAGACAGACGAGGACAGAGCACAGCAGAACTCTTATCTGGA TAAAGTTAAGAATGGGAAGCTGTACCTTGCCACATTCGCAGCAGTTCTGGGACCCCTGAGTTTCGGGTTTGTCCTGGGTTACAGCTCTCCTGCCATACCTGAACTCCGCATAATCCAAGACCCAAGACTGCAGCTCAGCAAAGACGAAGCTTCCTGGTTTGGG TCTGTGGTGACCATTGGTGCAGCTCTTGGGGGTCTCCTTGGAGGATGGATTGTCGAGAAGATAGGACGAAAATTGAGCCTTATGTTTTGTGCGTTACCCTTCATCTGTGGGTTTACCATAATTATCGCTGCTCAGAACCACTGGATGTTATATGTGGGCAGAGTGCTCACCGGTCTGGCCAGTGGAGTCACTTCTCTTGTTGTACCT CTCTACATCTCTGAAACGGCTCATGAGCGTGTTCGGGGAACCATGGGCTCATGCGTGCAACTTATGGTTGTAATAGGCATTATGGGAGCCTATATAGCAG gtttgtTCCTGGACTGGCGATGGTTAGCAATTGCATCCTCTATCCCTCCCACACTAATGCTGGTGTTTATGTGCTTCATGCCGGAGACTCCACGATTCCTGCTCTCCCAAGGGAAAAGGAGGGAGGCAGAGGAGGCCCTGCGCTTCTTCAGGGGTCCTGATGCCCCAGCAGAGTGGGAGTGTGCTAAAATAGAAGAGGCCTACAAAAATGAA GAGCAAAGCTTCAGCCTGGCGGATCTAAAGGACCCTGGTGTCTTTAAGCCTTTAGGCATAGGCATTATGATGATGCTTCTCCAGCAGTTAACCGGCATTAATGCCATCATGTTTTACGCAGAGACAATCTTCGAGCAGGCCCATTTCAAA AGCAGCGATGTGGCCACTGTTATTGTTGCAGCCACACAGGTGGTCTTCACTGCAATTGCTGCTGCTATCATGGACAGAGCTGGGCGAAAAATTCTCCTCATCTTGTCTG GTGTCACCATGTGTGTTAGTGAAGCAGTGTTTGGAGTATATTTCATGTTGACTGTGAATCATAACAACTCCTCACTGACGAGTGTACTAACAGACGCCCAGAGTTCTCTGGCAGAGCAGCCTCCTACAGACCTGGCCTGGCTGGCTGTGGGAAGCATGGGCCTTTTCATTGCAG GTTTTGCTCTTGGTTGGGGTCCTACTCCTTGGCTGGTGATGTCCGAGATTTTTCCTACCCGAGTGAGGGGATTGGGCAGTGCTCTGTGTGTGCTTACCAACTGGACCTGTGCCTTCATTGTCACCAAGACCTTCCAGAACCTCATG gaTGCTATAACCAGCGCAGGGACATTCTGGATGTTCTCTGCACTCTGTGCTCTCAATGTCATCTTCACTGCTATTTTTGTCCCTGAGACCAAAGGCAAAACTCTGGAGGAGATTCAAGCCCGTTTTAAGGGGGCTTATCAGCGCTAG
- the LOC127958483 gene encoding lipocalin-like isoform X2, protein MTPALVILFCVFMGTHGFNTQLVIEPQPNFDVERFTGEWYRIGVADESPFFAMIKNHLKVSKGLLVSDANGNLNLTMWSIRPYGCSVSVYSYEKTDVPGEFTYFSKRHKITKDITIVETNYTDYSLVLKYKNIHKEYTQVALYGRSSIQRPELIEKFRSFALSLGFSDEAIAIPADVDPCPILEQRNTAEFREEKSSQSPNQSAFGTENLSKV, encoded by the exons ATGACTCCGGCATTAGTGatcttgttttgtgtgtttatgggGACACATGGTTTCAACACACAGCTTGTTATTGAACCTCAGCCCAACTTTGATGTGGAGAGA TTCACAGGTGAATGGTACCGTATTGGAGTTGCAGATGAGTCACCGTTTTTTGCAATGATCAAAAACCATCTGAAGGTTTCTAAAGGCCTTCTAGTATCAGATGCCAACGGAAATCTGAATCTGACCATGTGGAGCATAAG ACCATATGGATGCTCCGTCAGTGTTTATTCATATGAGAAAACAGATGTTCCTGGAGAATTCACTTACTTCAGCAAAA gGCACAAGATAACAAAAGACATCACCATAGTGGAGACCAATTACACTGATTATAGTTTGGTCCTTAAATACAAGAACATACACAAAGAATACACTCAAGTAGCTCTTTACG GACGGTCATCCATACAAAGGCCAGAATTAATAGAGAAGTTCAGATCTTTTGCTTTATCTCTGGGCTTTTCTGACGAGGCCATTGCCATTCCAGCAGATGTTG atcCCTGCCCTATTCTAGAACAAAG GAATACGGCAGAATTCAGAGAGGAGAAATCTTCACAATCTCCTAATCAATCAGCCTTTGGCACTGAGAATCTTTCCAAAGTGTGA
- the LOC127958483 gene encoding lipocalin-like isoform X1 — MTPALVILFCVFMGTHGFNTQLVIEPQPNFDVERFTGEWYRIGVADESPFFAMIKNHLKVSKGLLVSDANGNLNLTMWSIRPYGCSVSVYSYEKTDVPGEFTYFSKRHKITKDITIVETNYTDYSLVLKYKNIHKEYTQVALYGRSSIQRPELIEKFRSFALSLGFSDEAIAIPADVDPCPILEQSQPWIQILGYIYSVLLHIWGTVSVLTQTTTGEMQH; from the exons ATGACTCCGGCATTAGTGatcttgttttgtgtgtttatgggGACACATGGTTTCAACACACAGCTTGTTATTGAACCTCAGCCCAACTTTGATGTGGAGAGA TTCACAGGTGAATGGTACCGTATTGGAGTTGCAGATGAGTCACCGTTTTTTGCAATGATCAAAAACCATCTGAAGGTTTCTAAAGGCCTTCTAGTATCAGATGCCAACGGAAATCTGAATCTGACCATGTGGAGCATAAG ACCATATGGATGCTCCGTCAGTGTTTATTCATATGAGAAAACAGATGTTCCTGGAGAATTCACTTACTTCAGCAAAA gGCACAAGATAACAAAAGACATCACCATAGTGGAGACCAATTACACTGATTATAGTTTGGTCCTTAAATACAAGAACATACACAAAGAATACACTCAAGTAGCTCTTTACG GACGGTCATCCATACAAAGGCCAGAATTAATAGAGAAGTTCAGATCTTTTGCTTTATCTCTGGGCTTTTCTGACGAGGCCATTGCCATTCCAGCAGATGTTG atcCCTGCCCTATTCTAGAACAAAG CCAGCCATGGATTCAGATCTTGGGTTACATATATTCTGTTTTGTTACACATTTGGGGAACAGTGTCTGTTTTAACGCAAACGACCACTGGAGAAATGCAACATTAA
- the LOC127957117 gene encoding notch-regulated ankyrin repeat-containing protein B-like has protein sequence MSQADVSCSARQRVFQEALRKGNTKELHSLLQNMTNCEFNVNSFGPEGQTALHQSVIDGNLELVKLLVKFGADIRLANRDGWSALHIAAFGGHQDIVLYLITRAKYSSSAL, from the coding sequence ATGAGTCAGGCGGACGTGTCTTGCTCTGCGCGTCAAAGAGTATTTCAGGAAGCGCTCAGGAAGGGCAATACTAAGGAACTTCATTCTCTCTTGCAAAACATGACAAACTGTGAATTTAACGTGAATTCTTTCGGACCCGAGGGACAGACGGCGCTTCATCAGTCCGTGATCGATGGCAACCTGGAGTTAGTAAAGCTACTGGTGAAGTTCGGTGCAGACATCCGTCTGGCCAACAGAGATGGATGGAGCGCCCTGCACATAGCAGCGTTTGGTGGACATCAAGACATCGTTCTTTACCTCATCACACGGGCGAAGTACTCATCAAGTGCGCTCTGA